One part of the Parafrankia discariae genome encodes these proteins:
- a CDS encoding SRPBCC family protein gives MDLSNEFRVDASPATTWSVLTDLERIAPCLPGAQLQEVEGEEYRGIVKVKVGPVTAQYKGTATFLERDEAAHRAVLKADGRETRGQGNASATITVTLAPDGAGTQVSVLTDLKITGRVAQFGRGVISDVSTNLLGRFVESLESTVLSGDAAPAPAATAPEAVVPTSPAVAPTPPTVAPAPAAASPAVAPAPVTAAPVPAAVRVISQPEPEPVNLLDTAGAPVVRRLAPVLVGFVAGWLLSSLFRRGRA, from the coding sequence ATGGATCTGAGCAACGAGTTCCGCGTCGACGCGAGCCCGGCCACCACCTGGTCGGTGCTCACCGACCTCGAGCGCATCGCGCCCTGCCTGCCGGGAGCCCAGCTGCAGGAGGTGGAGGGCGAGGAGTACCGCGGCATCGTGAAGGTCAAGGTCGGCCCGGTCACCGCGCAGTACAAGGGCACCGCGACCTTCCTCGAACGGGACGAGGCCGCCCACCGGGCCGTCCTGAAGGCCGACGGCCGGGAGACCCGGGGCCAGGGCAACGCGTCGGCCACCATCACCGTGACGCTTGCCCCCGACGGCGCCGGCACCCAGGTCAGCGTGCTCACCGACCTGAAGATCACCGGGAGGGTCGCCCAGTTCGGCCGCGGTGTGATCAGCGACGTCAGCACCAACCTGCTCGGGCGCTTCGTCGAGTCCCTGGAGTCCACCGTGCTCAGCGGTGACGCCGCCCCGGCCCCGGCGGCCACCGCGCCGGAGGCTGTCGTTCCGACCTCGCCGGCCGTCGCTCCGACCCCGCCGACCGTCGCTCCGGCTCCGGCTGCGGCCTCGCCGGCCGTCGCTCCGGCCCCGGTGACCGCGGCACCGGTGCCGGCGGCGGTGCGCGTCATCAGCCAGCCGGAACCCGAGCCCGTCAACCTGCTCGACACCGCCGGCGCGCCGGTCGTCAGGAGGCTCGCCCCCGTCCTCGTCGGCTTCGTCGCGGGCTGGCTGCTGAGCTCGCTGTTCCGCCGCGGGCGCGCCTGA
- a CDS encoding (2Fe-2S)-binding protein gives MMDEVQIRLRVNGADRRGRVEPRLTLADFLREHCHLTGTHLGCEHGVCGACTVLLDGAAVRACLVLAVQADGREVTTIEGLGTPENLSPVQVAFQENHGLQCGFCTPGFIVSVTALLRDNPDPTDEEIRAGLSGNICRCTGYQGIFKAVRAAAGNTP, from the coding sequence ATGATGGATGAAGTCCAGATCAGGCTGCGTGTCAACGGCGCGGACCGCCGCGGGCGGGTGGAGCCTCGGCTGACGCTCGCCGACTTCCTGCGGGAGCACTGCCATCTGACCGGCACCCACCTCGGCTGCGAGCACGGGGTTTGCGGTGCCTGCACGGTGCTGCTCGACGGCGCGGCGGTGCGTGCGTGCCTCGTGCTCGCGGTGCAGGCCGACGGCCGTGAGGTCACCACGATCGAGGGCCTGGGCACACCGGAGAACCTCTCGCCGGTGCAGGTGGCCTTCCAGGAGAACCACGGCCTGCAGTGTGGGTTCTGCACGCCGGGCTTCATCGTGTCGGTCACCGCCCTGCTGCGGGACAACCCCGACCCGACCGACGAGGAGATCCGGGCCGGCCTGTCCGGCAACATCTGCCGCTGCACCGGCTACCAGGGGATCTTCAAGGCGGTACGGGCCGCGGCGGGCAACACGCCGTGA